One Ktedonobacteraceae bacterium DNA segment encodes these proteins:
- a CDS encoding energy-coupling factor transporter transmembrane component T, translating into MIELSRNITFGQFVNNGSSLTRMDPRIKLMSAILLIALVSYVGTYAAFAVCLFGCLAVQWASQLPGSYIWRTFRPIVILLLFIFVFQVLLYSSPTQYTTLIWHWGIFSISQEGILHSASAIVRALFLYYLTALLLFTTSLVDLTDGMEALLSPLQRLGLPVNAFIMVLVIAFKFVPILVGEVERLTKAQAARGVRFDSGNFIRRAMKIGPLLIPLFLSGLRRSELLAMAMEARCYSGGRRGWRRSKRRQLHIERFDVLALIFVIAFCAVAVVVNIFAPF; encoded by the coding sequence ATGATTGAGCTTTCCAGAAACATTACCTTCGGGCAATTCGTCAATAATGGCTCAAGCCTGACGCGTATGGACCCGCGCATCAAGCTTATGTCCGCGATCTTGCTGATTGCCCTGGTATCCTACGTTGGCACTTACGCAGCTTTTGCGGTCTGCCTGTTCGGTTGCCTGGCAGTGCAATGGGCTTCACAGCTGCCTGGCAGTTATATCTGGCGCACCTTCCGGCCCATTGTGATCCTTTTGCTATTCATTTTCGTGTTTCAGGTGCTGCTTTACTCCTCGCCCACTCAGTACACCACCTTGATCTGGCATTGGGGCATTTTTTCAATCTCGCAGGAGGGCATTTTACATAGCGCATCAGCTATTGTGCGCGCCCTCTTCCTCTATTACCTGACCGCTCTGCTACTCTTCACCACCTCGTTAGTTGATCTTACCGATGGCATGGAGGCGCTGCTTTCACCGCTACAAAGGCTGGGGTTGCCCGTGAATGCTTTCATTATGGTACTCGTCATTGCCTTTAAGTTTGTCCCCATCCTGGTAGGGGAAGTGGAGCGCCTGACGAAGGCGCAGGCCGCGCGGGGAGTGCGATTTGATTCGGGCAATTTCATCCGGCGGGCCATGAAAATCGGCCCATTACTGATTCCTCTTTTCCTGAGTGGCTTGCGGCGTTCGGAACTGCTGGCAATGGCAATGGAGGCGCGCTGCTACAGTGGAGGGCGCCGGGGATGGAGACGCAGCAAGCGCCGCCAGCTCCATATTGAACGCTTCGATGTGCTGGCGCTCATCTTCGTCATAGCCTTCTGCGCCGTGGCCGTCGTTGTCAATATCTTCGCACCATTTTAG
- a CDS encoding energy-coupling factor transporter ATPase has protein sequence MIEVDNVTFSYSKRGEQDVRDALRAVTLRIGAGETIAIIGQNGSGKSTLARLLVGLLQPTSGSILVDEVPTTAGGEALWTIHQHVGIVFQNPDDQLVANTVIDDIAFGPENLGLPRFEIEERVQEAMVLLQLEPYTQMAINELSVGQKQRVAIAGVLAMRPRYLLLDEPTTMLSRHTAQQLLRTVQRLARERGITILHITHFMHEIPAFERVIVMDAGRVLMDDTPANVFARGDELRAVGLDVPAVTRLGRYLKTHGWGKLPDVVLTAEQLKDAMLSQEAGSPGIRPTTSNASPTPTTMFSPTLQGDNTRRDNVSARPLIELRDVRYTHLRGTPFAVEALKGVSLSIAEGQLVALVGPTKAGKSTVVDLLAGLIKPAAGSLIYEGTEVSTPTMIERLRSNVGVVFQSPESQIFEDTVGKDVSFGPRLKKVPLAESRRLVRESLEAVGLSYEDFRTRYTYALSGGEKRRVAIAGVLALQPRIIVFDEPSAGLDPRGRRELLEFLRRLKQDHNLTIVYTSSSLEDVIGLADIFYIIDEGRIILSGTAREILARGSELAIRDIALPEPAHIALTLQEVIPTLPVDVLRLEDLEAAIGYPAGSREGLAPARGATTSPPEVQADD, from the coding sequence ATGATTGAAGTCGATAATGTCACGTTCAGCTACAGCAAACGCGGCGAGCAGGATGTACGTGATGCGCTGCGGGCGGTAACTTTGCGCATCGGCGCCGGCGAAACGATAGCTATCATTGGACAGAATGGATCAGGTAAAAGCACGTTGGCCCGGCTGCTGGTGGGACTCTTACAACCAACGAGCGGTTCGATCCTGGTTGACGAAGTGCCGACTACTGCCGGCGGAGAAGCTCTATGGACCATTCACCAGCATGTAGGCATCGTTTTTCAAAATCCAGACGATCAACTGGTGGCAAACACGGTCATTGACGATATCGCCTTCGGGCCGGAAAATCTTGGCCTGCCGCGCTTCGAGATCGAAGAACGCGTGCAAGAGGCAATGGTGTTACTCCAACTGGAACCATACACGCAGATGGCAATCAACGAGCTATCCGTGGGACAGAAACAGCGCGTTGCCATTGCCGGAGTGCTGGCGATGCGCCCTCGTTACCTGCTGCTTGATGAGCCAACGACCATGCTTTCTCGCCATACAGCGCAGCAACTGTTGCGGACCGTGCAGCGTTTAGCGCGCGAACGCGGCATTACCATTCTGCATATTACCCACTTTATGCACGAGATTCCGGCCTTTGAGCGCGTGATCGTGATGGACGCGGGACGCGTTTTGATGGACGATACACCGGCCAATGTCTTCGCGCGCGGAGACGAGCTGCGGGCAGTGGGCCTGGATGTCCCGGCGGTCACTCGTCTAGGGAGATATTTGAAGACCCATGGATGGGGCAAACTGCCAGACGTTGTTCTGACCGCTGAACAGCTGAAGGATGCAATGTTATCGCAAGAAGCCGGGTCACCCGGCATCAGACCGACCACAAGCAATGCGAGCCCGACCCCAACCACAATGTTTTCCCCTACACTACAAGGCGATAACACGCGACGCGACAACGTTTCAGCGAGGCCGCTTATTGAACTAAGGGACGTGCGCTACACGCATTTACGCGGTACGCCTTTCGCGGTTGAAGCATTAAAAGGCGTCTCGCTTTCCATAGCTGAAGGCCAGCTGGTGGCACTGGTAGGGCCAACAAAGGCGGGGAAATCGACAGTCGTGGACCTGCTGGCGGGCCTGATTAAACCGGCGGCAGGCAGCTTGATCTACGAGGGAACTGAGGTGAGTACTCCCACGATGATTGAGCGCCTGCGGTCGAATGTGGGCGTAGTGTTTCAATCGCCCGAATCGCAGATTTTCGAGGATACGGTCGGCAAGGATGTCTCCTTTGGGCCGCGGCTCAAAAAAGTTCCGCTGGCCGAGTCGCGCCGCCTGGTCCGCGAATCGCTGGAGGCAGTTGGACTCTCCTACGAGGATTTTCGCACGCGCTATACCTATGCTCTGAGCGGAGGCGAAAAACGCCGCGTCGCAATCGCGGGCGTGCTGGCGCTGCAGCCTCGCATAATTGTATTTGATGAACCCTCAGCAGGACTTGATCCGCGTGGAAGACGAGAGCTGCTGGAATTTTTGAGGAGACTGAAGCAAGATCATAACCTGACGATTGTGTACACGTCCAGCAGCCTGGAAGATGTCATAGGGCTGGCAGATATATTTTACATCATCGACGAGGGACGTATCATCTTGAGCGGAACCGCGCGCGAGATACTCGCCCGCGGCAGCGAACTGGCGATCCGCGATATCGCGCTCCCTGAACCCGCTCATATCGCTCTCACCTTACAAGAGGTGATACCGACCTTGCCGGTGGATGTATTACGACTGGAAGATTTAGAGGCAGCGATAGGGTATCCGGCAGGCTCAAGGGAGGGCCTGGCCCCGGCAAGGGGTGCTACTACATCTCCACCAGAGGTACAGGCAGATGATTGA
- a CDS encoding ECF transporter S component, whose amino-acid sequence MRKSTSMPSTTGTWTLTTERIVAAGVLVGITIIMGIVPVLGFIPVPNLTASATIEHVPTILGSVLEGPVVGMVTGFFFGLISFLRSPIPLFKDPLVAFVPRILIGLTSWLTYAGLRRVNRDVAAFAAGIIGAATNTVFVLAFGIWRQDAPFAGVPAPVIIVAVLPQAIAEALLAAILTVIIARAVDIVRRGVVRAPEKKSRDELPY is encoded by the coding sequence TTGCGCAAGTCTACAAGTATGCCCTCTACAACCGGCACCTGGACGCTCACGACAGAACGCATCGTAGCGGCAGGCGTGCTGGTGGGGATCACTATTATAATGGGCATTGTGCCTGTACTCGGGTTTATCCCGGTGCCTAATCTTACAGCAAGCGCAACCATCGAACACGTACCTACTATCCTGGGCAGCGTGCTGGAAGGCCCGGTTGTGGGCATGGTAACCGGCTTTTTCTTCGGTCTTATCAGCTTCTTACGTTCTCCAATCCCTCTTTTCAAAGACCCGCTGGTGGCATTCGTGCCCCGCATTTTGATCGGCCTCACCTCCTGGCTCACGTATGCAGGATTGAGGCGCGTCAACCGGGATGTAGCAGCATTTGCCGCCGGTATCATCGGCGCGGCAACCAACACGGTATTCGTACTAGCTTTCGGCATCTGGCGGCAAGATGCGCCGTTTGCGGGCGTTCCCGCTCCGGTGATCATCGTCGCAGTGCTGCCACAAGCAATCGCGGAAGCGCTGCTGGCTGCGATTTTAACCGTCATTATCGCACGTGCCGTAGACATCGTCCGGCGCGGGGTTGTACGCGCGCCCGAAAAGAAATCTCGCGATGAATTGCCTTATTAA
- the rpiA gene encoding ribose-5-phosphate isomerase RpiA, whose amino-acid sequence MQHDSQQETWKHLAGVEAAKLVEDGMLIGLGSGTTATHMVYALAQRIAGGLRIAGAIPTSQATEQLARSLGIPLTDLDRHPVLDLDIDGADEIDEQLNLIKGGGGALLREKIVAAASRRFVVIADVTKLVKKLGLATPVPVEVIPFALAPVSQHIEALGAAVRVRQAGESLYRTDNGNLIVDCFFANGLDNPWEIHKEISAIVGVVETGLFLHMAERAIIGGPDGVKLISL is encoded by the coding sequence ATGCAACACGATAGCCAGCAGGAAACATGGAAGCACCTGGCCGGCGTGGAAGCCGCGAAACTCGTCGAAGATGGAATGCTGATCGGCCTGGGGTCAGGCACAACCGCAACGCATATGGTCTATGCGCTTGCGCAGCGTATTGCCGGCGGTTTGCGCATTGCCGGTGCCATTCCCACATCGCAGGCTACAGAACAACTGGCCCGCAGCCTGGGCATCCCGCTAACAGACCTGGATAGACATCCGGTACTTGACCTTGACATCGATGGGGCTGATGAGATCGACGAGCAGTTGAATCTGATAAAAGGTGGGGGCGGCGCGCTACTGCGCGAGAAGATCGTGGCAGCTGCTTCACGACGCTTCGTGGTAATCGCGGACGTCACCAAGCTGGTGAAAAAATTGGGGCTGGCGACCCCTGTACCGGTTGAAGTCATTCCATTCGCGCTAGCCCCGGTCAGCCAGCATATAGAGGCATTAGGAGCCGCAGTACGTGTGAGACAAGCTGGCGAAAGCCTCTATCGCACGGATAACGGCAACCTCATTGTAGACTGTTTCTTTGCCAACGGCCTCGACAATCCATGGGAAATCCACAAGGAAATTTCCGCCATCGTCGGGGTCGTTGAGACAGGATTATTTTTGCATATGGCCGAGCGAGCCATCATCGGCGGCCCGGATGGAGTGAAGCTCATTTCCCTCTAA
- a CDS encoding response regulator: MANQWRILVVEDEQNLNRSRIELLRKDGYAVQGVANGAEAIRLLWTENYDVVICDQKMPDVDGLEFLQWMRAFRPDTRMIMIASADSSITRTQALEGGVVSYLLKPVDIHVLKEELRRLLQQTGFSASLDSFDLLDLIQIISMSHKTIALVVNTGLQEMGTLRFRNGELVWAEYGMLRGEEAFFALAAYKNGTVIHQPWNGHIVSNVTQPLSRLILQALQYRTKYATVQQLSGEQEAIRPAEVRQDVIDDSPFLVLSEAPPPGAVDPATPITPLMLPEIEPAAEPAVAASPQPVASEEKEWWQESNEHRRMIRSQKAYRGEDAAAASPSPGNGHKSNSDFPAASISPSTARRTNAGQRTDLPGWLLEQPTQFDLPAMRLKPSAATGHIPATPFQKPVKPSPAEWQPPQANPKEGEPPTPRQMTGPQPVPKTGSGPQPRIARQNIYKTANEAASPEWQLPEDNNATTLRPGERLKSLTRKTDDLHADALYQQHTPVVGKGDAPSLNGNHAVDRAAPHREAGVAPLWGANGSSNGSLHSPRRNYAALVAALQTLGYSVPGFIASAVVGLDGQPIAQVAVDDLDISLMCDSFSTIMRGALLSLDQGKWGQLEQTVITSATHHILLRLVGNEKEAFQVLITTHEMNPAESLAIMTNVEVAIASALG, translated from the coding sequence ATGGCTAATCAATGGCGTATTCTCGTAGTTGAAGATGAGCAGAATCTCAACCGTTCTAGGATAGAACTCCTGCGTAAGGATGGCTATGCCGTCCAGGGAGTGGCGAACGGTGCTGAGGCGATTCGGCTCCTGTGGACCGAAAACTACGATGTGGTGATCTGCGACCAGAAAATGCCAGACGTGGATGGGTTAGAGTTCTTGCAGTGGATGCGAGCTTTTCGCCCTGATACACGCATGATCATGATTGCCTCCGCTGATTCCTCTATCACGCGAACGCAAGCTCTGGAGGGCGGTGTCGTTAGCTACCTGTTGAAGCCGGTAGATATCCATGTCCTCAAAGAAGAGTTGCGACGCCTGCTCCAGCAGACGGGGTTTTCTGCCAGCCTGGACTCCTTTGATTTACTCGACCTGATCCAGATCATCTCCATGAGCCACAAAACGATTGCGCTGGTGGTCAATACCGGGTTACAAGAAATGGGTACCCTGCGATTTCGGAATGGAGAATTGGTCTGGGCGGAATATGGCATGTTGCGTGGAGAGGAAGCCTTTTTCGCGCTGGCAGCATATAAAAATGGTACGGTCATACACCAGCCCTGGAATGGGCATATAGTATCCAATGTAACGCAACCCCTATCACGTCTGATTCTTCAGGCGCTCCAGTATCGCACCAAGTATGCGACTGTACAGCAACTGAGCGGCGAGCAGGAAGCAATCAGGCCCGCAGAGGTGCGCCAGGATGTAATAGACGATAGTCCTTTCCTTGTTCTATCAGAGGCCCCGCCGCCCGGTGCAGTTGATCCGGCGACCCCTATCACGCCGCTTATGCTGCCAGAAATAGAACCTGCCGCAGAGCCTGCCGTTGCGGCATCTCCTCAACCGGTAGCCAGTGAAGAAAAGGAATGGTGGCAAGAATCAAACGAACATAGAAGAATGATCCGTTCGCAGAAGGCGTACCGTGGAGAGGATGCCGCGGCTGCATCACCATCTCCCGGCAATGGGCATAAGAGCAATAGTGATTTCCCTGCCGCGAGTATTTCGCCCTCTACAGCACGCCGGACAAATGCCGGCCAACGAACCGATCTGCCGGGATGGTTGTTAGAACAGCCAACGCAGTTTGATCTGCCCGCGATGCGCCTGAAACCTTCCGCGGCTACCGGCCATATACCCGCAACACCATTTCAAAAGCCGGTAAAGCCTTCACCCGCGGAGTGGCAACCACCGCAGGCGAATCCAAAAGAAGGGGAGCCACCAACTCCCAGGCAAATGACCGGCCCGCAGCCGGTACCAAAAACAGGCAGCGGACCTCAACCCCGGATTGCCAGGCAAAATATCTATAAAACAGCGAACGAGGCGGCGTCTCCTGAATGGCAATTGCCGGAAGATAATAACGCGACCACCTTACGTCCTGGAGAGAGGCTTAAGAGTCTTACTCGCAAAACTGATGACTTGCATGCGGACGCTCTATACCAGCAGCATACTCCAGTTGTTGGGAAAGGCGATGCGCCCTCTCTAAATGGAAACCATGCGGTAGATCGAGCAGCCCCGCATCGGGAAGCCGGGGTAGCGCCGCTCTGGGGAGCGAATGGCTCGTCCAATGGCTCTCTACACTCTCCCAGGCGCAACTATGCTGCCCTCGTCGCCGCTCTGCAAACACTGGGTTATTCTGTGCCCGGTTTTATAGCTTCGGCAGTGGTCGGCCTTGATGGACAACCCATTGCGCAGGTAGCGGTTGACGACCTGGATATCTCGTTGATGTGCGACTCATTCAGCACGATCATGCGGGGAGCGCTGCTCTCATTGGATCAGGGTAAATGGGGCCAGCTTGAACAGACGGTCATTACAAGCGCTACTCATCATATCCTGTTACGCCTTGTTGGCAACGAGAAAGAAGCCTTTCAAGTGCTGATTACCACGCATGAAATGAATCCCGCAGAAAGCCTGGCCATCATGACAAATGTCGAGGTTGCTATTGCCTCTGCTTTGGGATAG
- a CDS encoding PspA/IM30 family protein, which yields MNLLERVLTLLRANLNSVVEKSDDPEEALRQLQLDMRNQLVQVKTQVATAIAQSRKLQSRVQERKAEAQTWMRKAEQAIRQSNDPAARDALTHYNEYIRQAQRYEQQQQEQEQLVITMRSALRQLEAKISEVETTIDLLVTRRRNALLQQRVFDALGKTGSQKDRERANRAQDAVIEAEARARAMAELHKRNLDMQLDQLSDEQIVEQQLKDLKTQASLSNETPLLDEGNPHLSPLISPQPQNGTPAKKRPGHKLERPSSPSKPSSNTAQELDIARIKKLMEE from the coding sequence ATGAACTTGCTGGAACGTGTGCTCACCTTGTTGCGCGCCAATCTCAATAGTGTGGTTGAGAAATCGGACGATCCCGAAGAAGCTCTGCGCCAGCTTCAGCTTGATATGCGCAATCAACTGGTCCAGGTCAAGACGCAGGTTGCCACAGCTATCGCCCAGAGCCGTAAGTTACAGTCGCGCGTCCAGGAGAGAAAGGCGGAGGCCCAAACGTGGATGAGGAAGGCAGAGCAGGCCATCCGGCAGAGTAATGATCCGGCAGCACGAGACGCGCTTACACACTACAATGAATATATCAGGCAGGCTCAGCGCTACGAACAGCAGCAGCAGGAACAGGAGCAGCTGGTCATAACAATGAGGAGCGCCCTACGCCAGCTCGAAGCCAAAATTTCTGAGGTAGAAACAACTATCGACCTGCTCGTTACGCGCAGGCGCAATGCGCTACTGCAACAACGGGTCTTCGATGCGCTTGGGAAAACCGGCAGCCAGAAAGATAGGGAGCGGGCAAATCGTGCCCAGGATGCTGTGATAGAGGCAGAAGCGCGCGCCCGTGCTATGGCAGAGTTGCACAAACGAAACCTGGATATGCAGCTGGACCAGCTTTCAGATGAGCAGATCGTCGAGCAGCAGTTGAAAGACCTCAAAACGCAGGCAAGCTTGTCGAACGAGACTCCGCTCCTGGATGAAGGGAACCCTCATCTTTCACCGCTGATATCTCCCCAGCCACAAAATGGCACGCCGGCAAAGAAACGCCCGGGGCACAAACTTGAGCGGCCATCTTCTCCGTCTAAACCATCGAGCAATACCGCGCAAGAACTCGATATTGCGCGCATCAAAAAGCTAATGGAAGAGTAG
- a CDS encoding SPFH domain-containing protein, which yields MDPIVLLIVGVIAIVVVVIIVIQTIGRLLRKVGPNQALIVYGAGGTKVITGGSHFVIPLYQRAQDFSLELMSFDVAPSQDLYTTQGVAVNVEAVTQIKVRSDEESVKTAAEQFLSKRQEEREALIRLVMEGHLRGIVGQLTVEDLVKDPENVGAKMLKTVTPDMEKMGLEVISFTIKDVRDKNDYISNMGRPQIVQIRKQADIASALAQRDTQIQQANAAREAAVAKSAADQERVKAETESLALQAESQRNLSLKKAAFDAEVKKQQASADKAYDIQANMMQQQVIAEAVKVTEVEKQAQIKVQQAEIQRRELELQATIQKAAEAERRRVETVAEAERQRLILEAQGQADAAKARGMGDAEANRARGLAEAEVIRARGLAEAEVIRAKGEAEAEAMKVKAAAFHEYNQAAVLDKLLTGMPEIVRAISEPLSKVDKVTIVSTGNGNNGMGASRITGDIMNMVAQVPALFELLSGTRIGDLMSRVPALSTQDSQDGASSANGANASANSTGATVDTTAAE from the coding sequence ATGGATCCCATTGTTCTTTTAATCGTTGGCGTCATCGCCATTGTTGTTGTTGTGATTATTGTTATCCAGACCATCGGGCGATTGTTGCGTAAGGTTGGCCCCAACCAGGCGCTGATCGTTTATGGAGCAGGGGGTACTAAAGTGATTACGGGTGGTTCGCACTTCGTAATTCCCCTTTACCAACGCGCCCAGGATTTCTCGCTCGAGCTGATGTCCTTTGACGTTGCCCCATCGCAGGACCTGTACACGACACAGGGCGTGGCCGTCAATGTTGAGGCCGTCACCCAGATCAAGGTACGTTCGGACGAAGAGAGCGTCAAAACCGCCGCCGAGCAGTTTCTCAGCAAACGCCAGGAGGAACGCGAAGCGTTGATCCGCCTGGTAATGGAAGGCCACCTGCGCGGTATCGTCGGCCAGTTGACCGTTGAGGACCTGGTCAAAGACCCTGAGAACGTCGGTGCCAAGATGCTCAAGACCGTGACTCCCGATATGGAGAAGATGGGTCTGGAAGTCATCTCCTTCACCATTAAAGATGTACGCGATAAGAACGATTACATCTCGAACATGGGCCGCCCGCAGATCGTGCAGATTCGCAAGCAGGCGGATATTGCCTCGGCGCTGGCACAACGCGATACGCAGATTCAGCAGGCCAATGCCGCTCGCGAGGCAGCTGTTGCGAAGTCAGCAGCAGATCAAGAGCGTGTGAAGGCTGAGACCGAGTCACTGGCACTGCAAGCGGAGTCGCAGCGTAATCTGTCACTGAAAAAAGCGGCTTTCGATGCAGAAGTAAAGAAGCAGCAGGCTTCCGCCGATAAGGCATATGATATTCAGGCCAACATGATGCAGCAGCAGGTCATCGCCGAGGCGGTCAAAGTAACCGAGGTAGAGAAACAGGCGCAAATCAAAGTGCAACAGGCCGAAATTCAGCGTCGCGAACTCGAGCTGCAAGCCACAATCCAGAAGGCTGCCGAGGCAGAACGCAGGCGCGTTGAGACGGTTGCTGAGGCAGAACGCCAGCGCCTGATCCTGGAAGCTCAGGGCCAGGCCGACGCCGCCAAGGCGCGTGGTATGGGTGACGCCGAGGCCAATCGCGCTCGCGGTCTGGCCGAAGCCGAAGTCATCCGCGCCAGAGGTCTGGCCGAAGCCGAGGTCATCCGCGCTAAAGGTGAAGCCGAAGCTGAGGCTATGAAAGTCAAAGCCGCGGCATTCCACGAATACAACCAGGCCGCCGTTCTCGATAAGCTGCTCACAGGAATGCCCGAAATTGTACGCGCCATTTCCGAGCCGTTGAGCAAGGTAGACAAGGTGACGATTGTCTCGACCGGAAACGGCAACAATGGCATGGGAGCCAGCCGCATCACCGGCGACATCATGAACATGGTGGCGCAGGTACCGGCGCTCTTCGAGTTGCTCAGTGGCACCAGGATCGGCGACCTGATGAGCCGTGTTCCCGCGCTGTCTACTCAAGATAGCCAGGATGGCGCGAGCAGCGCAAATGGAGCGAATGCCAGCGCGAACAGCACCGGGGCTACCGTCGACACTACAGCAGCCGAATAA
- a CDS encoding helix-turn-helix transcriptional regulator, translating to MNLSEKIKHLREVEGELRGYNRPMTQMEVVKAMQEELNESISQAYLSQIENGKRVHLTASSRDLLSRFFKVHPGYLVSDPPDYSTDLMTDIQDESDRLITWLEASAEEWHAEPVIQAFFERLAGVEEPRRYIALFYELMDIPLEALETLLSAIKTEPGDEPEPDDAA from the coding sequence ATGAACCTTTCTGAGAAAATCAAACACTTGCGCGAGGTCGAGGGCGAGCTACGCGGCTATAACCGGCCAATGACGCAGATGGAAGTTGTGAAAGCAATGCAAGAGGAGCTAAATGAAAGCATTAGCCAGGCATACCTGTCACAAATAGAGAACGGGAAAAGAGTCCATTTGACCGCATCGAGCCGCGATCTACTGTCGCGATTTTTTAAGGTGCATCCAGGATACCTGGTGAGTGATCCTCCTGATTATAGCACTGATCTGATGACTGATATACAGGATGAAAGCGACCGCCTGATTACCTGGCTGGAGGCAAGCGCAGAAGAATGGCATGCCGAACCCGTGATCCAGGCATTTTTCGAACGACTTGCGGGCGTCGAGGAACCGCGCCGTTATATTGCGCTTTTCTATGAGCTGATGGATATACCTCTTGAGGCATTAGAAACCCTCTTGAGCGCCATTAAAACAGAACCGGGTGATGAGCCGGAACCGGATGATGCTGCCTGA
- a CDS encoding glycosyltransferase family 2 protein — protein sequence MITRCSLSAVLPAHNEEEAIASTVHGVIDTLSAWMQDFEVIVVDDGSQDRTGVILDTIAETHPCLKVIRHATNQGYGAALVSGFEAVSKDLVFFMDSDGQFDIHDLERFFPLLEEYDAVLGYRMNRQDTWMRKLNAWGWKILVGMVFGVYVRDVDCAFKLYPAQFFREHRLETRGAMINTEILYKFIRAGYTYTQVGVHHLPRKGGRATGAKPAVIMRAFRELVVFAWKWHREEKMQEREQEKLLRTQKKTRLPAVEVQAEKVKSPDV from the coding sequence ATGATCACGAGATGCAGCCTTTCCGCTGTTTTGCCGGCGCATAACGAGGAGGAGGCGATAGCCAGCACAGTGCATGGGGTCATCGACACACTTTCCGCCTGGATGCAAGACTTTGAGGTTATAGTTGTGGATGATGGCAGCCAGGATCGTACAGGCGTCATCCTGGATACTATCGCCGAGACGCATCCCTGCCTTAAAGTGATACGTCATGCTACCAATCAGGGATATGGCGCTGCTCTGGTGAGTGGCTTTGAGGCGGTTAGCAAAGACCTGGTTTTTTTCATGGATTCGGATGGCCAGTTTGACATCCATGACCTGGAGCGTTTCTTCCCACTGCTTGAAGAATATGATGCTGTCCTGGGGTACCGCATGAACCGCCAGGATACGTGGATGCGCAAGTTGAACGCCTGGGGCTGGAAAATACTGGTGGGCATGGTTTTTGGGGTCTACGTGCGTGACGTGGATTGTGCATTCAAGCTGTATCCGGCCCAATTTTTCCGCGAGCACCGCCTGGAGACGCGGGGGGCCATGATCAATACCGAGATCCTCTATAAGTTTATTCGCGCGGGCTATACTTATACGCAGGTCGGTGTGCATCACCTGCCGCGCAAGGGCGGTCGCGCCACCGGCGCCAAACCGGCGGTGATTATGCGGGCATTTCGTGAACTGGTCGTCTTCGCCTGGAAATGGCATCGCGAAGAGAAAATGCAGGAGCGCGAGCAAGAGAAATTACTTCGAACACAGAAAAAAACGCGCCTGCCAGCGGTCGAGGTCCAGGCCGAGAAGGTCAAATCGCCCGATGTGTAG